Proteins encoded within one genomic window of Flavobacterium gilvum:
- a CDS encoding alpha/beta hydrolase codes for MKLIYILLLFLFFTETKAQESTASRQVSSFTVEAPQLKTNRKIWLYLPKNYETSTKKYPVIYMHDAQNLFDAKTSFAGEWNVDEKLDSLKAQVIVVGIENGGEKRLEELTPYKNEKYGGGNADKYLDFIVNNLKPEIDKKYRTKSNAKNTTIMGSSLGGLVSFYAVIKYPEVFGKAGVFSPAFWINRKDINDYMSNSKKLKAKIYFLCGDSEGDDDSMVTDLNHMETLLNTNRCYCLHLNKKVIVKGGHHNEKLWRDGFTNAFLWLGYK; via the coding sequence TTGAAATTAATCTATATCCTTCTGCTATTTTTATTTTTTACTGAAACAAAAGCACAGGAAAGCACTGCATCCAGACAGGTTTCCTCTTTTACTGTTGAAGCTCCACAGCTAAAAACGAACCGAAAAATATGGCTGTATTTACCTAAAAACTACGAAACTTCGACCAAAAAATATCCTGTCATTTATATGCATGATGCTCAAAATTTATTTGATGCAAAAACTTCCTTTGCAGGCGAATGGAATGTGGATGAAAAACTAGACAGTTTGAAGGCACAGGTCATCGTCGTAGGTATTGAAAACGGTGGTGAAAAACGACTGGAAGAATTGACTCCATATAAAAACGAAAAATACGGAGGAGGTAATGCTGATAAATATCTTGACTTTATCGTGAACAACCTAAAACCTGAAATCGACAAAAAATACCGAACAAAATCCAATGCCAAAAACACTACCATAATGGGAAGTTCATTGGGTGGTTTAGTTTCTTTTTATGCTGTTATAAAATATCCAGAAGTATTTGGTAAAGCTGGCGTTTTTTCTCCCGCTTTTTGGATTAACCGAAAGGATATCAATGATTATATGTCAAACAGCAAAAAACTTAAAGCCAAAATTTATTTCCTCTGCGGCGATTCTGAAGGGGATGATGACAGTATGGTAACCGATCTCAATCACATGGAAACCTTGTTGAACACAAACCGTTGTTACTGCCTTCATCTCAACAAAAAAGTAATTGTAAAAGGCGGTCATCACAATGAAAAATTATGGCGTGATGGTTTTACAAATGCTTTTCTTTGGTTGGGTTATAAATAG
- a CDS encoding tellurite resistance TerB family protein translates to MGTKEEKISLLSEMIAFSVIDGRLHDREYQFLWIVAQELGIDKKEFRDLFHQELPTGVLKTEFERVQQFYRLALLMHVDGELHQKEEDAIRQIAINMGLNPSATSRILKLMKTAPTAIISPEVLLEHFQEQHN, encoded by the coding sequence ATGGGAACAAAGGAAGAAAAAATCAGTTTATTGTCCGAAATGATTGCCTTTTCAGTTATTGATGGCCGGTTGCATGACAGAGAATACCAATTTCTTTGGATTGTTGCTCAAGAATTGGGTATTGACAAAAAAGAGTTTAGGGATTTGTTTCATCAGGAATTGCCAACAGGTGTTTTAAAAACTGAATTTGAAAGAGTTCAACAGTTTTATCGTTTGGCATTGTTGATGCATGTCGATGGCGAGTTACACCAAAAAGAAGAAGATGCCATTCGGCAAATTGCCATAAATATGGGATTGAACCCTAGTGCAACAAGTCGAATTCTTAAATTGATGAAAACTGCTCCAACTGCTATAATTTCTCCCGAAGTTTTATTAGAACATTTTCAGGAACAACATAATTAA
- the uvrB gene encoding excinuclease ABC subunit UvrB, which translates to MNFQVISDYSPKGDQPQAIKKLAQGIEAGEQYQTLLGVTGSGKTFTVANVIQEVQRPTLVLAHNKTLAAQLYSEFKQFFPNNAVEYFVSYYDYYQPEAFMPVTGVFIEKDLSINEELEKMRLSTTSSLLSGRRDILVVASVSCLYGIGNPVEFQKNVIAIERDQVISRTKLLHSLVQSLYSRTEADFTPGNFRIKGDTVEVYPSYADDAFRIHFFGDEIEEIESFDIKTSKVIERYEKLTIYPANMFVTSPDVLQNAIWEIQQDLVKQVDYFKEIGKHLEAKRLEERTNFDLEMIRELGYCSGIENYSRYLDGREAGTRPFCLLDYFPKDYLMVVDESHVTVSQVHAMYGGDRSRKENLVEYGFRLPAAMDNRPLKFEEFEAMQNQVIYVSATPADYELQKCDGVYVEQIIRPTGLIDPVIEIRPSLNQIDDLIEEIQQRCELDERVLVTTLTKRMAEELAKYLAKVSIRCRYIHSDVDTLERIEIMQDLRKGLFDVLIGVNLLREGLDLPEVSLVAILDADKEGFLRSHRSLTQTIGRAARNLNGKAIMYAEKITNSMQKTIDETNYRRTKQINYNTENNIVPQALNKKLDNVFTNNKLVEYELGHIEKLAAEPETAYMSKPDLEKLIREKRKAMEKAAKDLDFIHAAKLRDEIKALQEKI; encoded by the coding sequence ATGAATTTCCAAGTCATATCTGATTACAGTCCAAAAGGCGACCAACCGCAAGCCATAAAGAAATTGGCTCAAGGTATTGAGGCGGGCGAACAATATCAAACCTTATTGGGTGTTACCGGTTCTGGAAAAACCTTTACGGTAGCCAATGTGATTCAGGAAGTGCAAAGGCCTACTTTGGTTTTGGCACACAACAAAACTTTAGCAGCACAATTGTATTCGGAGTTCAAACAATTTTTCCCGAATAATGCCGTCGAATATTTTGTTTCTTATTACGATTATTATCAGCCTGAAGCTTTTATGCCTGTTACTGGTGTTTTCATTGAGAAGGATTTATCCATCAATGAAGAATTGGAGAAAATGCGTTTGAGCACCACCTCTTCCCTGCTTTCGGGCAGAAGAGATATTTTGGTGGTAGCTTCTGTTTCCTGCTTGTATGGTATTGGAAATCCTGTAGAATTTCAAAAAAATGTTATTGCCATAGAACGGGATCAGGTTATTTCGAGAACTAAATTACTGCATAGTCTGGTCCAAAGTTTATATTCCAGAACAGAAGCCGATTTCACTCCAGGAAATTTCAGAATCAAAGGTGATACCGTTGAAGTATATCCAAGTTATGCTGATGACGCTTTCCGGATTCACTTTTTTGGAGATGAAATAGAAGAAATCGAAAGCTTTGACATAAAGACTTCAAAAGTCATTGAGCGTTATGAAAAGCTCACTATTTATCCCGCCAATATGTTTGTGACTTCACCAGATGTTTTGCAAAATGCGATTTGGGAAATCCAACAGGATTTAGTCAAACAGGTGGATTATTTCAAAGAAATTGGCAAGCACCTCGAAGCCAAAAGACTCGAAGAGCGCACGAATTTTGACTTGGAAATGATTCGGGAGCTGGGTTATTGCTCTGGAATCGAAAACTATTCACGTTACCTTGACGGAAGGGAAGCCGGCACCAGACCTTTCTGTTTGCTTGATTATTTCCCAAAAGATTATCTGATGGTTGTTGACGAAAGTCACGTAACGGTTTCTCAGGTTCACGCGATGTATGGTGGTGACCGCAGCCGAAAAGAAAATCTAGTAGAATATGGATTCCGACTGCCTGCTGCGATGGACAACCGTCCGCTTAAATTTGAAGAATTTGAGGCGATGCAAAACCAAGTGATTTATGTCTCGGCCACCCCAGCCGATTATGAATTGCAAAAATGCGATGGCGTTTATGTAGAACAAATCATTCGTCCTACTGGTTTGATAGATCCTGTTATTGAAATTCGCCCGAGTTTGAACCAAATTGATGATTTGATTGAGGAAATTCAACAACGGTGTGAGTTAGACGAACGTGTTCTTGTCACAACTCTTACCAAAAGAATGGCAGAGGAACTAGCAAAATATCTAGCGAAGGTTTCCATTCGCTGTCGATACATTCACTCTGATGTGGATACTTTGGAACGAATCGAAATTATGCAGGATTTACGAAAAGGATTGTTCGATGTTCTGATTGGGGTAAACTTATTGAGAGAAGGATTGGATTTGCCCGAAGTGTCTTTGGTTGCGATTTTGGATGCTGACAAAGAAGGTTTTTTAAGAAGCCATCGTTCCTTAACCCAAACAATTGGTCGTGCCGCCAGAAACCTGAACGGTAAGGCCATAATGTATGCTGAAAAAATCACCAACAGCATGCAAAAAACAATAGACGAAACCAATTACCGCAGAACCAAACAAATAAATTACAACACCGAAAACAATATTGTTCCACAAGCCTTAAACAAAAAATTAGACAATGTCTTTACCAACAATAAATTGGTAGAATATGAATTAGGACATATCGAAAAATTGGCTGCAGAACCGGAAACAGCTTATATGTCCAAACCCGATTTGGAAAAACTCATTCGCGAAAAGCGAAAAGCCATGGAAAAAGCTGCCAAAGATTTGGATTTTATACACGCAGCAAAACTTCGTGATGAAATTAAAGCTTTGCAGGAAAAAATTTAA